From Aerosticca soli, a single genomic window includes:
- a CDS encoding peptidoglycan DD-metalloendopeptidase family protein — protein MTPLRRLLSLGLCLLALAACDVRRGAVVVQPPARHGAQASTPPGGTYTVVRGDTLYSIAFRHGVDFRQLAAWNDIAPPYVIHPGQVLRLGPAGVRPAPSSPTAPARSGQVVAGGLPAPKPITQQNPSVASSRATPPPVAEAAPAVAGKAGPTPAGASSTTSVPVAGVAPASSPPPSTAKPGSGAVRTSEGIAWRWPADGPLIKGFNSGDAIPGIEIAGKAGDPVRAAADGVVVYSGNGLVGYGELVIIKHNDSFLSAYGHNRKRLVQEGQRVSAGQVIAELGATGASRDELQFQIRKDGNPVDPLAYLPPR, from the coding sequence ATGACACCTTTGCGCCGACTCCTGTCGCTCGGGCTGTGCCTGCTCGCGCTCGCCGCCTGCGACGTGCGTCGTGGCGCCGTGGTGGTGCAGCCGCCCGCGCGGCACGGCGCCCAGGCATCGACGCCGCCGGGCGGCACCTATACGGTGGTGCGTGGCGACACCCTGTATTCGATCGCCTTCCGGCATGGCGTGGATTTCCGCCAGCTCGCCGCCTGGAACGACATCGCGCCGCCTTACGTCATCCATCCCGGCCAGGTGTTGCGGCTGGGGCCCGCGGGGGTACGCCCGGCGCCATCGTCACCGACCGCGCCAGCGCGCAGCGGTCAGGTCGTTGCCGGTGGGCTGCCGGCACCCAAGCCCATCACGCAGCAAAATCCTTCTGTGGCGAGCAGTCGAGCAACCCCGCCGCCCGTTGCAGAAGCGGCGCCAGCGGTCGCCGGCAAGGCCGGCCCGACGCCGGCTGGCGCCAGCAGTACGACGTCCGTGCCGGTGGCCGGCGTCGCGCCCGCGTCATCGCCGCCGCCCAGTACGGCCAAACCAGGCAGTGGCGCCGTCCGGACCAGCGAAGGCATCGCCTGGCGCTGGCCCGCAGACGGCCCGTTGATCAAGGGCTTCAACAGCGGCGATGCCATTCCCGGCATCGAGATCGCCGGCAAGGCCGGCGATCCGGTACGTGCGGCGGCGGATGGCGTGGTCGTCTACAGCGGCAATGGCCTGGTCGGCTATGGCGAGCTGGTGATCATCAAGCACAACGACAGTTTCCTGTCCGCCTACGGCCACAATCGCAAGCGACTGGTGCAGGAAGGCCAGCGCGTCAGCGCAGGCCAGGTGATCGCGGAACTGGGCGCGACCGGCGCATCCCGCGACGAGCTGCAATTCCAGATCCGCAAGGACGGCAATCCGGTCGATCCGCTGGCCTACCTGCCGCCACGCTGA
- a CDS encoding YqaA family protein yields the protein MRLFGSLYARALAWARHPRAIYYLCGLSFFEAFIFPVMPEVMLMPMMLGRRQQSFRYANLSLAFSLLGSLVGYLLGHFAYEAVRPLFSPHMQATVATWVDHLRTDMRQHWPAMLGALMLAALQPVIPMKFVTWAAGIVGVPVLPFLACMAVGRGKRVWLLALLIRVYGEQAERVLHRHIEWIGWFALTALAALAAWWLWPK from the coding sequence ATGCGCTTGTTCGGCAGCCTGTATGCCCGTGCCTTGGCCTGGGCGCGCCATCCCAGGGCGATCTATTACCTGTGCGGCTTGAGTTTCTTCGAGGCCTTCATCTTTCCGGTGATGCCCGAAGTGATGCTGATGCCGATGATGCTGGGGCGGCGCCAGCAGTCCTTCCGCTATGCCAACCTCAGCCTGGCGTTCTCGCTGCTCGGCTCGCTGGTGGGCTATCTGCTCGGCCATTTCGCCTACGAGGCGGTGCGGCCATTGTTCAGCCCACACATGCAGGCGACCGTCGCGACCTGGGTCGACCACCTGCGCACCGACATGCGCCAGCATTGGCCGGCGATGCTGGGCGCGCTGATGCTGGCCGCGCTGCAGCCGGTGATCCCGATGAAGTTCGTCACCTGGGCCGCCGGTATCGTCGGCGTGCCGGTGCTGCCGTTCCTGGCCTGCATGGCGGTGGGGCGGGGCAAGCGCGTATGGCTGCTGGCGCTGTTGATCCGCGTCTACGGCGAGCAGGCCGAGCGCGTCCTGCACCGGCACATCGAATGGATCGGCTGGTTCGCGTTGACGGCGCTGGCGGCGCTCGCGGCCTGGTGGCTGTGGCCCAAGTAG
- a CDS encoding protein-L-isoaspartate(D-aspartate) O-methyltransferase encodes MANPPLPPSAFKGEGMTSPRARDRLVARLKEEGIRDPRVLEAIREVPRHHFIDQALHARAYENTALPIGHGQTISQPWVVARMSEALLEFGTPQKVLEIGTGSGYQAAILARLVPQVFTVERIEELLRQARRRFRQLGLANIRSRHDDGKLGWAEEAPFDAIILTAAGDAIPSRLLDQLAPDGVLVAPVGSPSSQTLIRIHGDGQGGFEQEELCAVSFVPLLGGIG; translated from the coding sequence ATGGCCAATCCGCCGTTGCCGCCGTCGGCATTCAAGGGCGAGGGCATGACCTCGCCGCGCGCCCGCGACCGGCTGGTGGCAAGGCTGAAGGAGGAGGGCATCCGCGATCCGCGGGTGCTGGAGGCCATCCGCGAGGTGCCGCGCCACCACTTCATCGACCAAGCGCTCCATGCGCGCGCCTACGAAAACACCGCGCTGCCGATCGGCCATGGCCAGACCATCTCGCAGCCCTGGGTGGTGGCGCGCATGAGCGAAGCGCTGCTCGAATTCGGCACGCCGCAGAAGGTGCTCGAGATCGGCACCGGCTCGGGTTACCAGGCGGCGATCCTGGCCCGGCTGGTGCCGCAGGTGTTCACCGTCGAGCGGATCGAGGAGCTGCTGCGCCAGGCCCGTCGTCGCTTTCGCCAGCTGGGGCTCGCCAACATCCGTTCCCGGCATGACGACGGCAAGCTGGGCTGGGCGGAGGAAGCCCCTTTCGACGCCATCATCCTCACCGCCGCGGGCGATGCCATCCCGTCGCGTCTGCTCGATCAGCTCGCGCCCGACGGCGTGCTGGTGGCGCCGGTCGGCTCGCCCAGCAGCCAGACCCTGATCCGCATCCATGGCGATGGCCAGGGCGGCTTCGAGCAGGAGGAGCTGTGTGCGGTGAGCTTCGTGCCGCTGCTCGGCGGCATCGGTTGA
- the surE gene encoding 5'/3'-nucleotidase SurE, translated as MRVLVSNDDGVDAPGIHILAEHLGAVGRVTVVAPDRDRSGASNSLTLDVPIRATQMDNGYYRVAGTPTDCVHLALAGLLEEEPDIVVSGINNASNLGDDVIYSGTVSAAMEGRFLGLPAIAVSLVSRDHQGVHYEAAAQAVLLLMRRLLVDPLPADTILNVNVPDRPWAEIRGFEVTRLGKRHRSAPCIAQTDPRGRPIWWIGPAGGAEDDGPGTDFDAVRRGYVSVTPIHVDLTRYQALEKVSGWVQAMTRAMDDEAA; from the coding sequence ATGCGTGTCCTGGTCAGCAACGACGATGGCGTGGATGCCCCCGGCATCCACATCCTGGCCGAACATCTGGGCGCGGTGGGCCGGGTGACGGTGGTGGCGCCGGACCGCGACCGCTCCGGCGCCAGCAACTCGCTCACGCTGGACGTGCCGATCCGCGCCACCCAGATGGACAACGGCTACTACCGCGTCGCCGGCACGCCGACCGACTGCGTGCATCTGGCCTTGGCCGGCCTGCTCGAGGAGGAACCCGACATCGTGGTGTCTGGCATCAACAACGCCTCCAACCTGGGCGACGACGTGATCTATTCGGGCACGGTGTCGGCGGCGATGGAGGGGCGTTTTCTGGGATTGCCGGCGATCGCCGTCTCGCTGGTCAGCCGCGATCACCAGGGCGTGCACTACGAGGCGGCCGCCCAGGCGGTGCTGCTGCTGATGCGTCGGCTGCTGGTCGACCCGCTGCCGGCCGACACCATTCTCAACGTCAACGTGCCGGACCGCCCCTGGGCCGAGATCCGCGGTTTCGAGGTCACCCGGCTGGGCAAGCGTCACCGCTCGGCGCCATGCATCGCGCAGACCGACCCGCGTGGGCGGCCGATCTGGTGGATCGGGCCGGCCGGCGGCGCCGAGGACGACGGTCCCGGCACCGATTTCGATGCCGTGCGTCGCGGTTATGTCTCGGTCACGCCGATCCACGTCGATCTGACCCGTTACCAGGCGCTGGAAAAGGTCAGCGGCTGGGTGCAGGCGATGACCCGCGCGATGGACGACGAGGCCGCCTGA
- a CDS encoding Smr/MutS family protein yields MPGVKRRASPEPSEEEIRLFREAVGPVRALPSAPAPPPAPRPAPAARMFAADEAAVPGELLDLAFDPALLEIGEELAYLREGYPPKLLKALKRGQYSVQDDIDLHHMNAAAAQATIVAFLAEARRRGLRCVRIVHGKGLRSKAGGPVLKALTDRLLRRRDDVIAFASARPAQGGTGAVVVLLKR; encoded by the coding sequence ATGCCCGGCGTGAAGCGGCGTGCCAGCCCCGAGCCCAGCGAAGAGGAGATCCGCCTGTTCCGCGAGGCGGTGGGCCCGGTTCGTGCGTTGCCGTCCGCGCCCGCTCCGCCGCCGGCACCGCGCCCGGCACCGGCGGCGCGCATGTTCGCCGCCGACGAGGCCGCCGTGCCGGGTGAGCTGCTCGACCTGGCCTTCGATCCCGCACTGCTCGAAATCGGCGAGGAGCTGGCCTACCTGCGCGAGGGCTATCCGCCGAAACTGCTCAAGGCGCTCAAGCGCGGGCAATACAGCGTGCAGGACGACATCGATCTGCATCACATGAACGCGGCGGCGGCGCAGGCGACCATCGTCGCCTTTCTCGCCGAGGCGCGTCGGCGCGGCCTGCGCTGCGTGCGCATCGTGCACGGCAAGGGGCTGCGCTCGAAGGCCGGCGGCCCGGTGCTGAAGGCACTCACCGACCGCCTGCTGCGCCGGCGCGACGACGTGATCGCCTTCGCCTCGGCGCGACCGGCACAGGGCGGCACCGGCGCGGTGGTGGTCTTGCTGAAGCGCTGA
- the truD gene encoding tRNA pseudouridine(13) synthase TruD: MDEWPLAHGAPPLKARLRATDEDFQVEEILGYAADGRGEHVLLWVEKRDLTTEQLARALAAFAGVPPLAVGYAGLKDRHALTRQTFSVQLAGREEPDWAGFPDPRARILAATRHGRKLKRGALRGNRFVLTLREVAGDRGAAEARLRTIAARGVPNYFGEQRFGRGGGNVEQARAMFAGRRVDRDKRAFLLSAARSHLFNEVLGARVAREAWDRPLEGEIWSLAGSRSWFGPVPFDEVLAGRLAQGDIHPSGPLWGRGDTPAQGEAGALERAVVAAYEDLARGLAEARMDQERRPLRQLPKDLRWRWLADDALELAFELPAGAYATVVVRELAGTIVSERPSVAGNDT, encoded by the coding sequence ATGGATGAGTGGCCGCTGGCTCACGGCGCGCCGCCGCTCAAGGCGCGTCTGCGCGCGACGGATGAGGATTTCCAGGTCGAGGAAATCTTGGGTTACGCCGCCGACGGCCGCGGCGAGCATGTGCTGCTGTGGGTGGAAAAGCGCGATCTCACCACCGAGCAGCTGGCGCGCGCACTCGCCGCCTTCGCCGGCGTGCCGCCGCTGGCGGTGGGCTATGCCGGCCTCAAGGATCGCCATGCGCTGACCCGGCAGACCTTCAGCGTCCAGCTCGCCGGACGCGAGGAGCCGGACTGGGCCGGCTTTCCCGATCCCAGGGCGCGGATCCTCGCCGCCACGCGCCACGGCCGCAAACTGAAGCGCGGCGCGCTGCGCGGCAATCGCTTCGTGCTCACCCTGCGCGAGGTCGCCGGCGATCGCGGTGCCGCCGAGGCGCGCTTGCGGACGATCGCGGCGCGCGGGGTCCCCAACTATTTCGGCGAGCAGCGCTTCGGTCGTGGCGGTGGCAACGTCGAGCAGGCCCGCGCGATGTTCGCCGGCCGCCGTGTGGATCGCGACAAGCGCGCGTTCCTGTTGTCCGCGGCGCGCTCGCATCTTTTCAACGAGGTGCTCGGCGCGCGTGTGGCGCGCGAGGCCTGGGACCGTCCGCTGGAAGGCGAAATCTGGTCACTGGCCGGTTCGCGCTCGTGGTTTGGCCCGGTGCCGTTCGACGAGGTACTGGCCGGCCGCCTCGCGCAGGGCGACATCCACCCGTCCGGGCCGCTGTGGGGGCGCGGCGACACCCCGGCGCAAGGCGAGGCGGGGGCGCTGGAACGCGCCGTGGTCGCGGCGTACGAGGACTTGGCGCGCGGTCTTGCCGAGGCGCGCATGGACCAGGAACGCCGCCCCTTGCGTCAGCTGCCGAAAGACCTGCGCTGGCGTTGGCTGGCGGATGACGCGCTGGAACTGGCTTTCGAGCTGCCCGCGGGAGCCTATGCCACGGTGGTGGTGCGCGAGCTGGCAGGCACGATCGTGTCCGAGCGCCCATCCGTTGCAGGCAACGACACCTGA
- a CDS encoding cytochrome C has product MRTLLLLLLGCLLGLLAATAVMNALRIRHPLPPALMELMAFHKGRLDAQLRARRCPADDAMRDLRQLRVLADDIGPVFAGADPAFFHAAEELTGAIDHALQAPPTDCPTLQKTLRPVTQACETCHRQFR; this is encoded by the coding sequence ATGCGCACACTGCTGCTCCTGTTGTTGGGTTGCCTGCTCGGGCTGCTTGCCGCGACCGCCGTCATGAATGCCCTGCGGATACGCCACCCGCTGCCGCCGGCCCTGATGGAGCTGATGGCCTTCCACAAGGGGCGACTGGATGCCCAGCTTCGGGCGCGACGTTGCCCGGCGGACGATGCCATGCGGGACCTGCGTCAGCTGCGGGTTCTCGCCGACGACATCGGCCCGGTCTTCGCCGGCGCCGACCCCGCCTTCTTCCACGCCGCCGAAGAACTCACCGGCGCGATCGACCATGCCCTGCAGGCCCCACCGACCGACTGCCCGACACTGCAAAAGACGCTGCGCCCGGTGACCCAAGCCTGCGAGACCTGCCACCGCCAGTTCCGCTAG
- a CDS encoding DUF962 domain-containing protein produces the protein MAEFRSFREFYPYYLGEHRHPVCRRLHLLGSTLVLAVVLVAILTADWRWLLLAPVVGYGFAWIGHFVFEKNRPATFRHPLYSLLGDWVMYWQVLTGRRRP, from the coding sequence ATGGCCGAATTCCGCAGCTTCCGCGAGTTTTATCCGTACTATCTGGGCGAGCATCGTCATCCAGTCTGCCGCCGCCTGCATCTGCTGGGCAGCACGCTGGTGCTGGCGGTGGTGTTGGTCGCGATCCTCACCGCCGACTGGCGCTGGTTGCTGCTCGCACCCGTGGTCGGCTACGGCTTCGCCTGGATCGGGCACTTCGTCTTCGAGAAGAACAGGCCGGCGACCTTCCGCCATCCGCTCTACAGCCTGCTCGGCGATTGGGTGATGTACTGGCAGGTGCTGACCGGCCGCCGCCGGCCTTGA
- a CDS encoding NADH:flavin oxidoreductase/NADH oxidase, with protein sequence MPVLFTPFQQRSVVLRNRIAISPMCQYSAEEGVPGPWHLVHLGSRAVGGAALVIAEATAVSPEGRISPWDTGLWNETQLQAWQAITRFVRAQGAVAGIQLAHAGRKASTQRPWDGGGPLAVEEGGWTVVAPSALPFDAGWPQPQALDAAGIAKVVADFRAAARRALEAGFQLVEIHAAHGYLLHQFLSPLSNQRTDAYGGSFDNRTRLVREVVSAVREVWPAELPLWMRISATDWAEGGWDIEQSVALAEQVKPLGVDLIDTSSGGLLAQVKIPLGPGYQVPFAKRIRQAAGIATGAVGLITTAPQAQAILEAGDADVVLIGRESLRDPYFPLRAAQTLGVTVEVPVQYQRAWPAR encoded by the coding sequence TTGCCCGTGTTGTTCACTCCCTTTCAGCAGCGCAGCGTGGTCCTGCGCAACCGCATCGCGATCTCCCCGATGTGCCAGTACTCGGCCGAGGAAGGCGTGCCCGGCCCGTGGCATCTCGTGCATCTGGGCAGCCGTGCCGTGGGCGGCGCCGCCCTGGTCATCGCCGAGGCCACGGCCGTTTCCCCGGAGGGGCGCATCTCGCCCTGGGATACCGGACTCTGGAACGAGACTCAGCTGCAGGCCTGGCAGGCGATCACCCGCTTCGTGCGTGCGCAAGGGGCCGTGGCGGGCATCCAGCTGGCGCATGCCGGCCGCAAGGCGAGCACGCAGCGGCCCTGGGACGGCGGCGGCCCGCTGGCGGTGGAGGAGGGCGGCTGGACGGTGGTGGCACCCTCGGCATTGCCTTTCGATGCGGGCTGGCCGCAGCCGCAGGCGCTCGATGCGGCGGGCATCGCCAAGGTCGTCGCCGATTTCCGGGCGGCGGCAAGGCGCGCGCTGGAAGCGGGCTTCCAGCTGGTCGAGATCCATGCCGCGCACGGTTATCTGCTGCACCAGTTCCTCTCGCCGCTCAGCAATCAGCGCACCGACGCCTATGGCGGCAGTTTCGACAACCGCACGCGGCTGGTCCGCGAGGTGGTGAGCGCGGTACGCGAGGTGTGGCCGGCCGAACTGCCCCTGTGGATGCGCATTTCGGCCACCGACTGGGCCGAGGGCGGCTGGGACATCGAGCAGAGCGTGGCGCTGGCCGAGCAGGTCAAACCGCTCGGGGTGGATCTCATCGATACCTCCAGCGGTGGCCTGCTGGCGCAGGTCAAGATTCCGCTCGGCCCGGGTTACCAGGTGCCTTTCGCCAAGCGCATCCGGCAAGCGGCGGGCATCGCCACCGGCGCCGTGGGGCTCATCACCACCGCGCCGCAGGCGCAGGCCATCCTCGAGGCCGGGGATGCGGACGTCGTGCTGATCGGTCGCGAAAGCCTGCGCGATCCCTACTTCCCGCTGCGTGCGGCCCAGACCCTGGGCGTGACCGTCGAGGTGCCGGTGCAGTACCAGCGTGCCTGGCCGGCGCGATGA